The following proteins are co-located in the Frigidibacter mobilis genome:
- a CDS encoding RecQ family ATP-dependent DNA helicase yields MPDPLNPLVARCVSVDLEVDPRTARIFALAAVRCDGTPPILSRKGDLATALDRLEAALEGADHLIGHNILQHDLPHLAAARPRLHRLAAAPIDTLWLNPLAFPRNPYHHLVKHYQDGRLQAGHVNDPELDARLVFEVLENQLGAFGRLNVEDPDALAAYHFLTTRSEGAAGFDAVFRHVRAAEVPTAAAAEAAILRMLDGRACGHRVEQTLGRLSSPQLGWPMAYALSWITVAGGESVMPPWVRMRFREAALIVRHLRDTDCDSPDCVWCREKNDPVRALSRWFGFDAFRPQPVDDMGRPLQERIVDEAMRGASLLGILPTGTGKSVCYQIPALSKFDKTGALTVVISPLVALMSDQVQGMERAGISSAVTINGMLSMPERQNALDQVRMGEAAMLLISPEQLRSSSVRSVLAQREVGLWVLDEAHCVSKWGHDFRPDYRYISRFIKEFSGDLPPAPVLCLTATAKPEVVRDICEHFRARLGTELVLLDGGAVRTNLSFEVRETQRNTKLTDILDVIEAKLPQEGASGAVIYCATRGETERVADFLKQQGLLAERFHAGLTADEKRDVQERFRIGALRIIAATNAFGMGIDKPDIRLVIHGDIPGSLENYLQEAGRAGRDRAHANCVLLFASEDVERQFSLSARSRLARHEIGAILKALRRLDERGKKKGEVVATAGEIVRAERDQELERDSATDDTRVKTAVSWLEEATLLSREENRVQVFPSSLRIRTLEEVGGILSKANITGTRCAQLLAIVQHLMNARADEGVSTDELSGVSGLTGGGLNKAMADLEVLGIAMNDLVVTARVHVGVEGQSRQRFELASRLERDMIAMMREADPDAESAGGIPLHLSETCQALRDAGHAAVRPDIVERLLRGIARDGRDQDGGRGNIRLRKASRNTLQVILQRSWAALEQTATLRREAAELLMAHLLGKVSKGARGKDIQVETTMGDLLATLTGDAFLRGSGVQDMTKLMERGLLWLHEQEVISLGKGLTVFRPAMTVHLNPEPRGFTQKDFIPLEEHYAEQTIQTHVMAAYAEKGLAAMDQAQRLSEDYFVLDRDAFLRRWMPGKGIEIRRQTTGSSWKTIVDALGNPVQQKIVSDDREQTNVLVLAGPGSGKTRVLVHRIAYLIRVRREDPREILVLSYNRHAAAEIRARLRHLIGDDANHVTVSTCHALAMRLVGASFAGASAEARDFDGIVMEAVRLLNGEGLGKAEAEAQRDTLIQGYRWILVDEYQDIGPEEYALIAAVAGRSLEDPDLRLSVFAVGDDDQNIYAFAGASIRYIRQFEADYKARAEFLTENYRSTLHIIEAANAVITPAAERMKGGHDITVDRKRSKAAPGGEMAALDPVAQGRVQLLDAPRGDAEQAMAALDELVRLSRLDPGWSWSRAAIISRDWRRLAPVRAYAEALGIPVEMANESLPNIWRLREMQAFVVAMRRDPASLLGIADLVEIVNALPRNRWSDLIAEGVAALARELADKTMPVPDLVEWFAEWGRDTRSEQRGLLLLTAHRAKGLEFDDVVILNGSWDALSKGEDADAPRRLFYVAMTRARRCLAIMTSGAHPILKRGEGHVLHRKVNPDRDKAMPASYAYQMPSLKVVDLSWPGRLRAGDTALAAIAAARIGDPVHLVAEGEAWLIKDAQGHTLGRMAKAWSPPRNRTFLRGEVGAVVRWRKADSKEEYRAHIRREEWEAVLPELVFD; encoded by the coding sequence CGGAACGCCGCCAATCCTGTCGCGCAAGGGCGACCTGGCCACAGCGCTCGACCGGCTGGAGGCGGCGCTGGAGGGTGCCGATCATCTGATTGGGCACAACATCCTGCAGCATGACCTGCCGCACCTTGCGGCCGCCCGGCCGCGTCTGCACCGGCTGGCCGCCGCGCCGATCGACACGCTGTGGCTGAACCCGCTCGCCTTCCCGCGCAATCCCTACCACCACCTGGTCAAGCACTATCAGGACGGGCGCCTGCAGGCCGGGCATGTCAACGATCCGGAGCTGGACGCGAGGCTTGTGTTCGAGGTGCTGGAGAACCAGCTGGGGGCGTTCGGCAGGCTTAATGTGGAAGACCCCGATGCTCTGGCCGCCTATCATTTCCTGACCACCCGGTCGGAGGGCGCTGCGGGCTTCGATGCCGTGTTCCGCCACGTCAGGGCCGCAGAGGTGCCAACGGCCGCGGCTGCGGAAGCGGCTATCCTGAGGATGCTCGACGGCCGAGCCTGCGGACACCGGGTGGAGCAGACGCTGGGGCGGCTCTCCAGCCCGCAACTGGGCTGGCCAATGGCCTATGCGCTGTCATGGATCACCGTGGCAGGCGGCGAGTCGGTCATGCCGCCCTGGGTGCGCATGCGGTTCCGTGAGGCGGCGCTGATCGTGCGGCATCTGCGCGACACCGATTGCGACAGCCCGGACTGCGTCTGGTGCCGCGAGAAGAACGATCCCGTGCGCGCATTGTCGCGGTGGTTCGGCTTCGATGCCTTTCGTCCGCAGCCGGTCGATGACATGGGGCGCCCACTGCAGGAGCGGATCGTGGACGAGGCGATGCGCGGCGCGAGCCTCCTCGGCATCTTGCCGACCGGCACCGGCAAGTCGGTCTGTTACCAGATCCCCGCGCTGTCGAAGTTCGACAAGACCGGGGCGCTGACGGTGGTGATCTCGCCGCTCGTCGCACTGATGTCGGACCAGGTGCAGGGGATGGAGCGGGCGGGCATCTCGTCCGCTGTCACCATCAACGGCATGCTGTCGATGCCCGAGCGGCAGAACGCGCTCGACCAAGTGCGGATGGGGGAAGCGGCGATGCTGCTGATCTCGCCCGAGCAGCTGCGCAGCAGCTCCGTGCGGTCAGTCCTGGCGCAGCGTGAGGTCGGGCTGTGGGTGCTGGACGAGGCGCATTGCGTGTCAAAATGGGGCCACGATTTCCGGCCTGATTACCGTTACATCTCGCGCTTCATCAAGGAGTTCTCCGGCGATCTGCCACCAGCGCCGGTGCTGTGCCTGACAGCCACGGCCAAGCCCGAGGTGGTGCGCGACATCTGCGAGCACTTCCGGGCGCGCCTCGGCACCGAACTGGTGCTGCTCGATGGCGGCGCGGTGCGCACCAACCTCAGCTTCGAGGTGCGTGAGACGCAGCGGAATACCAAGCTCACCGACATCCTCGACGTGATCGAGGCCAAGCTGCCGCAGGAGGGCGCGTCAGGCGCGGTCATCTATTGCGCGACGCGGGGCGAGACGGAGCGGGTGGCGGATTTCCTGAAGCAGCAAGGGCTGCTGGCAGAGCGCTTCCATGCGGGCCTGACCGCCGACGAGAAGCGCGACGTGCAGGAACGGTTCCGGATCGGCGCCTTGCGGATCATCGCCGCGACCAACGCCTTCGGCATGGGCATCGACAAGCCCGACATCCGCCTGGTCATCCATGGCGACATTCCTGGATCGCTGGAGAACTACCTGCAGGAAGCGGGACGCGCCGGACGGGACCGAGCCCATGCCAACTGCGTGCTGTTGTTCGCGTCCGAGGATGTCGAGCGGCAGTTCTCGCTCTCTGCCCGCTCGCGCCTCGCCCGGCACGAGATTGGCGCGATCCTGAAGGCACTGCGACGGCTGGACGAGCGCGGCAAGAAGAAGGGCGAGGTCGTGGCGACGGCCGGTGAGATCGTCCGGGCCGAACGCGACCAGGAATTGGAGCGCGACAGCGCGACCGACGACACCCGCGTCAAGACTGCCGTGTCCTGGCTGGAGGAGGCGACACTTCTGAGCCGCGAGGAAAACCGCGTCCAGGTCTTCCCGTCCTCGCTGCGGATCCGCACGCTGGAGGAGGTCGGCGGCATCCTCTCGAAGGCGAACATCACCGGCACGCGCTGCGCGCAGCTGCTGGCCATTGTCCAGCACCTGATGAACGCGCGGGCCGACGAGGGCGTCTCCACCGACGAGCTAAGCGGTGTCAGCGGTCTTACGGGAGGCGGGCTGAACAAGGCGATGGCCGATCTGGAGGTTCTGGGCATCGCAATGAACGATCTGGTCGTCACCGCGCGCGTCCATGTCGGCGTCGAGGGTCAGTCCCGTCAGCGATTCGAACTGGCCTCGCGGCTCGAGCGCGACATGATCGCCATGATGCGCGAGGCCGACCCCGACGCCGAATCCGCTGGGGGCATCCCGCTGCACCTGTCCGAGACGTGCCAAGCCCTGCGCGATGCGGGCCACGCGGCCGTGCGGCCGGATATCGTCGAGCGGCTGCTGAGAGGCATTGCCCGCGACGGCCGGGATCAGGATGGCGGCCGCGGCAACATCCGCCTGCGCAAGGCATCGCGCAACACGCTGCAGGTGATACTGCAACGGTCCTGGGCGGCACTGGAGCAGACCGCCACCCTGCGGCGGGAAGCGGCAGAGTTGCTGATGGCGCATCTGCTGGGCAAGGTCAGCAAAGGCGCGCGAGGCAAGGATATCCAGGTCGAGACCACGATGGGCGATCTGCTCGCCACGCTGACCGGCGACGCCTTTCTGCGCGGCAGTGGTGTGCAGGACATGACCAAGCTGATGGAGCGCGGGCTGCTCTGGCTGCACGAGCAAGAGGTGATCTCGCTCGGAAAGGGGCTCACGGTCTTCCGCCCGGCGATGACGGTCCATCTGAACCCGGAGCCGCGCGGCTTCACCCAGAAGGACTTCATCCCGCTGGAGGAGCATTACGCCGAGCAGACGATCCAGACCCATGTGATGGCGGCCTATGCGGAAAAGGGTCTGGCCGCGATGGATCAGGCGCAGCGCCTGTCCGAGGATTACTTCGTGCTGGACCGCGATGCCTTCCTGCGTCGCTGGATGCCCGGCAAGGGCATCGAGATCCGGCGCCAGACCACTGGCAGCTCGTGGAAGACCATCGTCGATGCGCTCGGCAATCCGGTGCAGCAGAAGATCGTGTCGGATGACCGCGAGCAGACCAACGTGCTGGTGCTTGCGGGGCCTGGCTCGGGCAAGACCCGCGTCCTCGTCCACCGTATCGCCTATCTGATCCGGGTAAGGCGCGAGGATCCGCGGGAGATCCTGGTGCTCAGCTACAACCGCCATGCCGCCGCCGAGATCCGCGCCCGGTTGCGCCACCTGATCGGCGATGACGCGAACCACGTCACCGTCTCGACCTGCCACGCGCTGGCGATGCGCCTTGTCGGCGCGAGCTTCGCCGGGGCCTCGGCGGAGGCGCGCGACTTCGACGGGATCGTGATGGAGGCGGTGCGTCTCCTGAATGGCGAGGGCCTCGGCAAGGCCGAAGCCGAGGCGCAGCGCGACACGCTGATTCAGGGCTATCGCTGGATCCTCGTGGACGAATACCAAGACATCGGCCCCGAGGAATACGCGCTGATCGCAGCAGTCGCCGGCCGCTCGCTGGAAGATCCCGACCTGCGGCTCAGCGTGTTCGCCGTGGGGGATGACGACCAGAACATCTATGCCTTCGCTGGCGCCTCGATCCGCTACATCCGGCAGTTCGAGGCCGATTACAAAGCCAGGGCAGAGTTCCTGACCGAGAACTACCGCTCCACCCTCCACATCATCGAAGCCGCCAATGCCGTCATCACCCCGGCGGCAGAGCGGATGAAGGGCGGCCATGACATCACCGTGGATCGCAAGCGCAGCAAGGCCGCGCCGGGAGGCGAGATGGCGGCGCTCGATCCCGTGGCGCAGGGGCGGGTGCAATTGCTCGATGCCCCGCGGGGGGATGCCGAGCAGGCGATGGCGGCGCTGGATGAGCTGGTGCGGCTGTCACGGCTCGATCCGGGGTGGAGCTGGAGCCGGGCCGCCATCATCTCCCGCGATTGGCGCCGGCTCGCGCCGGTGCGCGCCTATGCCGAGGCACTTGGCATCCCGGTCGAGATGGCCAATGAGAGCCTGCCGAACATCTGGCGCCTGCGCGAGATGCAGGCCTTCGTGGTCGCCATGCGCCGGGATCCTGCCAGCCTGCTGGGGATCGCGGATCTCGTTGAAATCGTCAACGCGCTGCCCCGCAACCGCTGGAGCGACCTGATCGCCGAAGGCGTCGCCGCCCTGGCCCGCGAGCTTGCCGACAAGACCATGCCGGTGCCGGATCTGGTGGAATGGTTCGCCGAGTGGGGCCGCGACACCCGCAGCGAACAGCGTGGCCTGCTGCTGCTGACCGCGCACCGGGCCAAGGGGCTCGAATTCGACGACGTTGTGATCCTGAACGGCAGCTGGGACGCGCTGTCCAAAGGCGAGGATGCCGATGCGCCGCGCCGCCTGTTCTACGTCGCCATGACCCGTGCCCGCCGCTGCCTTGCGATCATGACCAGCGGAGCGCACCCGATCCTGAAGCGCGGCGAGGGTCATGTGCTGCACCGGAAGGTGAATCCGGACCGGGACAAAGCGATGCCGGCGAGTTACGCCTACCAGATGCCGAGCTTGAAGGTGGTGGACCTGTCTTGGCCGGGGCGGCTGCGCGCGGGCGACACCGCGCTTGCCGCAATCGCCGCGGCCCGCATTGGCGATCCGGTTCACCTGGTCGCAGAGGGCGAGGCATGGCTGATCAAGGACGCGCAAGGCCACACGTTGGGGCGCATGGCGAAGGCGTGGTCGCCACCGCGCAACCGGACCTTCCTGCGCGGCGAGGTCGGCGCGGTCGTGCGCTGGCGCAAGGCGGACAGCAAGGAGGAATATCGCGCCCATATCCGCCGGGAGGAGTGGGAAGCGGTCCTGCCGGAGCTGGTGTTCGACTGA
- a CDS encoding DNA gyrase inhibitor YacG, whose protein sequence is MSCPICGKTTDAGYRPFCSRRCADIDLGRWLTGSYVIPGDALEEDEAALALPEEAADEPPRRKPH, encoded by the coding sequence ATGAGTTGCCCGATCTGCGGCAAGACCACCGATGCCGGCTATCGCCCCTTCTGCTCGCGCCGCTGCGCCGATATCGACCTTGGCCGCTGGCTGACCGGCAGCTACGTCATCCCCGGCGACGCGCTGGAGGAGGACGAGGCGGCCCTGGCCCTGCCGGAAGAGGCTGCAGACGAGCCGCCGCGCCGCAAGCCGCACTGA
- a CDS encoding ribonuclease E/G produces the protein MKGRVVVLGTLRGREAAALLVDGRLEDLLIEPAESAPPGVGAIFRAVVDRQMKGQGGVFVKLPNGLKGFLRETGGLAPGQTLLVQVSGHAEPGKALPVSLRLLFKSRLAIITPGVPGLNLSRRVRETDERARLEAIAAAAMVGCEFGLIVRSAAEGMDAAELAEDIAATRALAEAVSEDLAGGPELLVDAAGPHETAWRDWADPAPDEVDEGAAAFADHGIEDLVLDLLDPVAPLPGGGSIAIEPTRALVAVDVNTGADTSPAAGLKANIAAARDLPRQLRLRGLGGQIAVDFAPMPKKDRATLEQQLRAAFRAEGAETSLAGWTPLGLFELQRKRARQPLAEVLAEVMKEDRA, from the coding sequence ATGAAGGGCCGGGTTGTCGTTCTGGGTACCCTGCGCGGCCGCGAGGCAGCGGCGCTGCTGGTCGATGGCCGGCTGGAGGACCTGCTGATCGAGCCGGCCGAGTCCGCCCCTCCCGGTGTCGGCGCGATCTTCCGCGCCGTGGTGGACCGGCAGATGAAGGGCCAGGGCGGGGTTTTCGTCAAGCTCCCCAATGGCCTGAAGGGCTTTCTTCGGGAAACCGGCGGGCTCGCCCCCGGCCAGACGCTGCTGGTGCAGGTCTCTGGCCATGCCGAACCCGGCAAAGCGCTGCCGGTCAGCCTGCGGCTGCTGTTCAAGTCGCGCCTGGCGATCATCACCCCCGGCGTGCCTGGCCTGAACCTCTCGCGCCGGGTGCGCGAGACCGATGAGCGCGCCCGGCTGGAGGCCATCGCCGCCGCCGCGATGGTGGGCTGCGAGTTCGGGCTGATCGTCCGCTCCGCCGCCGAGGGCATGGACGCGGCAGAGCTGGCCGAGGATATCGCCGCCACGCGCGCCCTGGCCGAAGCGGTCAGCGAGGATCTGGCCGGCGGGCCGGAACTGCTGGTCGATGCCGCCGGCCCGCATGAAACCGCCTGGCGCGATTGGGCAGACCCGGCCCCGGACGAGGTGGACGAGGGAGCCGCCGCCTTTGCCGATCACGGGATCGAGGATCTGGTTCTGGACCTCTTGGACCCGGTGGCGCCGCTGCCCGGCGGCGGCTCCATCGCCATCGAACCCACCCGCGCGCTGGTCGCGGTGGATGTGAACACCGGCGCCGATACCTCGCCCGCCGCGGGGCTCAAGGCCAATATCGCCGCAGCCCGCGACCTGCCGCGCCAGCTGCGCCTGCGTGGGCTTGGCGGCCAGATCGCCGTGGATTTCGCCCCGATGCCGAAGAAGGACCGCGCCACGCTGGAACAGCAACTGCGCGCCGCCTTCCGCGCCGAGGGGGCCGAGACCAGCCTTGCCGGCTGGACCCCGCTGGGGCTGTTCGAACTGCAGCGCAAGCGCGCCCGCCAGCCCCTGGCGGAGGTGCTGGCCGAGGTGATGAAGGAGGATCGCGCATGA
- a CDS encoding Maf family protein: protein MLILGSASPRRKEILAQLGITPDAVRAPDIDEDPRRGELPRPYCERIAREKVLAVQADTDDIVLCADTTVALGRRILGKPRDAGEAAEFLLAMSGRRHRVLTAVAVRRGAQVWERVVETVVKMKPISDTELNGYLATGDWQGKAGAYGIQGPAGAFFPWIQGSYSAVMGLPVTETAHLLAAAGYPVWGRT from the coding sequence CTGCTGATCCTGGGATCGGCCAGCCCGCGCCGGAAGGAAATTCTGGCGCAACTGGGCATCACGCCCGACGCGGTGCGCGCCCCCGACATCGACGAAGATCCGCGCCGGGGAGAGCTGCCCCGCCCCTATTGCGAGCGTATTGCCCGCGAAAAGGTGCTGGCTGTTCAGGCCGATACCGATGACATCGTGCTCTGCGCCGACACGACCGTCGCGCTTGGCCGCCGCATCCTGGGCAAGCCGCGGGACGCGGGCGAGGCGGCGGAATTCCTGCTGGCCATGTCGGGCCGGCGCCACCGGGTGCTGACCGCGGTCGCGGTACGGCGCGGCGCACAGGTCTGGGAGCGAGTGGTAGAAACCGTGGTGAAGATGAAACCGATTTCCGATACCGAACTGAACGGCTATCTTGCCACCGGCGACTGGCAGGGCAAGGCCGGCGCCTATGGCATCCAGGGCCCCGCAGGCGCGTTCTTCCCCTGGATCCAGGGCAGCTATTCGGCAGTGATGGGCCTGCCCGTCACCGAAACCGCGCATCTGCTGGCCGCTGCCGGCTATCCGGTCTGGGGGCGCACATGA
- the infA gene encoding translation initiation factor IF-1 yields MAKEELLEFPGVVKELLPNATFRVELENGHEIIAHTAGKMRKNRIRVLAGDKVQVEMTPYDLTKGRINYRFK; encoded by the coding sequence ATGGCCAAGGAAGAACTGCTCGAATTCCCAGGCGTCGTGAAGGAACTCCTGCCGAACGCGACATTCAGGGTCGAGCTGGAAAACGGCCATGAGATCATCGCACATACGGCAGGCAAGATGCGCAAGAACCGCATCCGCGTTCTCGCAGGCGACAAAGTACAGGTCGAGATGACCCCCTACGACCTCACCAAGGGCCGGATCAATTACCGCTTCAAGTAA